A genomic window from Flavobacterium johnsoniae includes:
- a CDS encoding YqjF family protein — translation MNFLKAEWKNLALFNYEVDAKILEKYLPVGTEIDIWNNKCYVSVVGFMFKNTKVLGLKVPFHVNFEEVNLRFYVKRFENGEWKRGVVFIKEIVPKKAITFIANTLYQEHYETQKMRHEIHEHENTNTFIYQWKNYKEWNTIEIETKKDLSKIEIDSEAEFITEHYFGYTKINEETTFEYEVTHPRWEQFEVLNHRIDIDFEKTYGSDFGFLQTQKPTSVFLAEGSKITVKNKRKIALIPVEEKLYA, via the coding sequence ATGAACTTCTTAAAAGCAGAATGGAAAAATTTAGCACTTTTCAATTATGAAGTTGATGCTAAAATTTTAGAAAAATATCTTCCCGTAGGAACTGAGATTGATATCTGGAACAACAAATGTTATGTCAGCGTTGTTGGATTTATGTTTAAAAATACCAAAGTTTTAGGATTGAAAGTTCCGTTTCATGTCAATTTTGAAGAAGTGAATTTGAGATTTTATGTCAAACGTTTTGAAAACGGCGAATGGAAACGTGGCGTAGTTTTTATCAAAGAAATTGTTCCAAAAAAAGCAATCACTTTTATTGCCAATACTTTATATCAGGAACATTATGAAACTCAGAAAATGAGACATGAAATTCATGAACATGAAAACACTAATACTTTCATTTATCAATGGAAAAATTATAAAGAATGGAATACAATTGAAATTGAAACCAAAAAAGATTTAAGCAAAATCGAAATTGATTCTGAAGCTGAATTTATCACAGAACATTATTTCGGATATACTAAAATTAACGAAGAAACGACTTTTGAATATGAAGTAACGCATCCGAGATGGGAACAATTTGAAGTTTTAAATCATCGAATTGATATTGATTTCGAAAAAACTTACGGAAGTGATTTTGGATTTCTTCAAACTCAAAAACCGACTTCAGTTTTCTTGGCAGAAGGATCAAAAATTACGGTCAAAAACAAAAGAAAAATTGCGTTGATTCCTGTCGAAGAAAAATTATACGCATAA
- a CDS encoding TIGR01777 family oxidoreductase — MKKLIIAAGTGFLGQGLVNHFKNKFDEIVILTREKSQIIEGIKYVNWNAKTFSGWEKELENATVLINLAGKSVDCRYTKKNKKEILWSRIDSTKILNKAVLNCKNPPKHWLNSSTATIYRFSLAKQMDEIDGEIGNDFSINVALSWEKAFFKTETPKTLKTALRTSIVLGKNGGAFIPLKTLAKIGFGGKQGNGNQFVSWIHEEDFANAIDFIIEKEITGVINVVSPEPIRNTDFMQKLRKAVGFPFGIPMNKFFLEIGSFFIRTETELVLKSRNVIPKRLLEKGFRFKFGDLEKTFKDLLH; from the coding sequence ATGAAAAAACTCATAATCGCAGCTGGAACAGGTTTTCTTGGACAAGGTTTAGTCAATCATTTCAAAAATAAATTTGACGAAATTGTAATTCTAACAAGAGAAAAATCTCAGATAATTGAAGGAATTAAATATGTAAACTGGAACGCCAAAACTTTTTCTGGTTGGGAAAAAGAATTGGAAAACGCAACAGTTTTAATTAATCTCGCAGGAAAATCTGTTGATTGTCGCTATACGAAAAAGAACAAAAAAGAAATTCTTTGGTCTCGAATTGACAGCACAAAAATCCTGAACAAAGCAGTTTTGAATTGCAAAAATCCGCCAAAACATTGGCTGAATTCTTCAACGGCAACTATATATAGATTTTCTCTTGCCAAACAAATGGATGAAATTGATGGCGAAATTGGAAATGACTTTTCAATAAATGTGGCGCTTTCTTGGGAAAAAGCATTCTTTAAAACTGAAACTCCTAAAACTTTAAAAACAGCTTTGCGAACTTCTATAGTTTTAGGAAAAAATGGCGGTGCTTTTATTCCGTTAAAAACTTTGGCAAAAATAGGTTTTGGAGGAAAACAAGGAAATGGAAATCAGTTTGTGAGTTGGATTCATGAGGAAGATTTTGCAAATGCAATTGATTTTATAATTGAAAAAGAAATTACTGGTGTTATAAATGTTGTTTCTCCAGAACCAATTCGAAATACTGATTTTATGCAAAAACTACGAAAAGCCGTTGGTTTTCCTTTTGGAATTCCGATGAATAAATTCTTTCTTGAAATTGGTTCTTTCTTTATTCGCACAGAAACTGAATTGGTATTGAAAAGCAGAAATGTAATTCCGAAAAGACTTTTAGAAAAAGGATTTCGGTTTAAGTTTGGAGATCTTGAAAAAACTTTTAAAGATTTACTTCACTAG
- a CDS encoding SRPBCC family protein, which yields MTTINLTTKINASKKIIFDASRNIDIHQQSASPTKEKAIAGVTSGLINLNETVTWRGKHFGFYLTHKSRITAMNLYDYFVDEMEKGKFKSFRHEHFFEEKNDFTIMKDKLLYETPFGVFGKLFDVLFLKKHLTNFLLERNKVLKEVSEKFV from the coding sequence ATGACAACAATAAACCTCACGACCAAAATAAATGCATCAAAAAAAATTATTTTCGACGCTTCAAGAAATATCGACATTCACCAGCAATCTGCAAGTCCAACAAAAGAAAAAGCGATTGCTGGCGTAACTTCTGGTTTAATAAATTTGAATGAAACCGTAACTTGGCGCGGCAAACATTTCGGATTTTATCTCACACACAAAAGCCGAATTACGGCGATGAATTTGTATGATTATTTTGTAGATGAAATGGAAAAAGGCAAATTCAAATCGTTCAGACATGAACATTTTTTTGAAGAAAAAAATGATTTTACAATTATGAAAGATAAATTACTATATGAAACTCCTTTTGGGGTTTTTGGAAAATTATTTGATGTTTTGTTTTTGAAAAAGCATTTGACAAATTTTCTTTTGGAAAGAAATAAGGTTTTGAAAGAAGTCTCGGAAAAATTCGTTTAA
- a CDS encoding DUF1090 family protein encodes MKLKTILTLVVFSLSFIGFSQSNCATLKGCERKLCELNTKLVAAKKAGNQSQIKGVEDAIAQTKKNCTTKTVNKDLDKKVKEKQQKVKERTADLNEALKDKESKEKIDKKRKKLNEAKADLNKALAEQKTK; translated from the coding sequence ATGAAATTAAAAACAATATTAACTCTAGTTGTCTTTTCCCTTTCTTTTATTGGTTTTTCTCAAAGCAATTGTGCAACTTTAAAAGGTTGCGAAAGAAAATTATGTGAATTGAACACAAAATTAGTTGCAGCAAAAAAAGCTGGAAATCAAAGTCAAATAAAAGGCGTTGAAGATGCAATTGCTCAGACTAAGAAAAATTGTACTACAAAAACCGTTAATAAAGATCTTGACAAAAAAGTAAAAGAAAAACAACAAAAAGTAAAAGAAAGAACTGCCGATTTAAACGAAGCTCTTAAAGACAAGGAAAGCAAAGAGAAAATCGATAAAAAAAGGAAAAAATTAAATGAAGCAAAAGCTGATTTGAATAAAGCGCTTGCAGAACAAAAGACGAAATAG
- the gcvP gene encoding aminomethyl-transferring glycine dehydrogenase, which yields MKTDAFALRHIGPRETDLQHMLQTIGVDSIEQLVYETLPDDIRLKAPLNLDPAMTEFEFANHIRDLGKKNRTFKSYIGLGYHPTIIPAPIQRNIFENPGWYTAYTPYQAEIAQGRLEAILNFQTTVIELTGMEIANASLLDEGTAAAEAMALLFDVRTRDQKKNNTHKFFVSEEILPQTLSVLQTRSTPIGIELVVGNHETFDFSNEFFGAILQYPGKYGQVNDYSAFVAKAKENEIKVAFAADILSLATLTSPGEMGAAVVVGTTQRFGVPMGYGGPHAAYFATKDEYKRSMPGRIIGVSVDVNGNRALRMALGTREQHIKREKATSNICTAQVLLAVMAGMYAVYHGPEGLKYIANKVHASAVTTAEALNKLGVFQTNTAYFDTILVKADAQKVKAVAEKNKVNFFYPDADSVSISLNETTSVSDINQIVAIFAEALGKETVIVSELSEATQLPASLERTSSFLTHDVFNNHHSESQLMRYIKKLERKDLSLNHSMISLGSCTMKLNAASEMLPLSMPNWNSIHPFAPVDQVEGYLTMLKKLEQQLNVITGFAGTTLQPNSGAQGEYAGLMAIRAYHMSRNEGHRNVCLIPSSAHGTNPASAAMAGMKIIVTKTTPEGNIDVEDLREKAIEHKDDLSCLMVTYPSTHGVFESSIIEITKLIHENGGLVYMDGANMNAQVGLTNPATIGADVCHLNLHKTFAIPHGGGGPGVGPICVNEKLVPFLPTNPILKVGGEQAITAISSAPYGSALVCLISYGYITMMGAEGLKSATEHAILNANYMKSRFEGHYPILYTGECGRAAHEMILDCRSFKENGIEVGDIAKRLMDYGFHAPTVSFPVAGTLMIEPTESEDLAELDRFCDALISIRKEIESATADDKNNVLKNAPHTLAMLTSDSWDFPYSRETAAYPLDYIADNKFWPSVRRVDDAYGDRNLVCSCAPIEAYMES from the coding sequence ATGAAAACAGATGCTTTTGCTTTAAGACACATTGGTCCAAGAGAAACTGATCTTCAACACATGTTACAAACAATTGGTGTTGATTCAATCGAACAACTTGTTTATGAAACCCTTCCGGACGATATTCGTTTAAAAGCGCCTTTGAATTTGGATCCTGCAATGACAGAATTCGAATTTGCAAATCATATTCGCGACTTAGGAAAGAAAAACAGAACATTTAAATCATACATTGGCTTGGGTTATCACCCAACTATCATTCCGGCTCCAATTCAAAGAAATATCTTCGAAAATCCTGGATGGTATACTGCTTACACGCCTTACCAAGCAGAAATTGCGCAAGGTCGTTTGGAAGCAATTTTAAATTTCCAAACTACTGTTATCGAATTAACAGGAATGGAAATTGCAAACGCTTCTCTACTTGACGAGGGAACTGCTGCTGCAGAAGCTATGGCTTTATTATTTGATGTTCGTACAAGAGATCAAAAGAAAAACAATACACATAAATTCTTCGTTTCTGAAGAAATTTTACCTCAAACTTTATCAGTTTTACAAACACGTTCAACTCCAATTGGAATTGAATTAGTTGTTGGAAATCACGAAACATTTGATTTTTCAAATGAATTCTTTGGAGCAATTTTACAATACCCAGGAAAATACGGTCAAGTAAATGATTACAGCGCTTTTGTTGCTAAAGCAAAAGAAAACGAAATTAAAGTTGCCTTTGCTGCTGATATTTTATCATTAGCGACTTTAACTTCTCCAGGAGAAATGGGAGCTGCTGTTGTAGTTGGAACAACTCAACGTTTTGGAGTTCCAATGGGTTACGGTGGTCCTCACGCTGCTTATTTTGCAACTAAAGATGAGTACAAACGTTCAATGCCAGGTCGTATCATTGGAGTTTCTGTTGATGTAAACGGAAACCGTGCTTTACGTATGGCTTTAGGAACTCGTGAACAGCACATTAAACGTGAAAAAGCGACTTCAAATATTTGTACTGCTCAGGTTTTATTGGCAGTTATGGCTGGAATGTACGCGGTTTACCACGGACCAGAAGGTTTAAAATACATTGCAAACAAAGTTCACGCCTCTGCAGTTACTACTGCCGAAGCTTTAAATAAATTGGGAGTTTTCCAAACCAACACGGCTTACTTTGACACGATTTTAGTAAAAGCTGATGCTCAAAAAGTGAAAGCAGTTGCTGAGAAAAACAAAGTAAACTTCTTCTACCCTGATGCTGATTCAGTTTCAATTTCATTAAACGAAACAACTTCAGTTTCAGACATCAACCAAATCGTTGCGATTTTTGCTGAAGCGTTAGGAAAAGAAACTGTTATAGTTTCTGAATTAAGTGAAGCTACTCAATTACCAGCTTCATTAGAAAGAACTTCTTCTTTCTTGACGCATGATGTTTTCAACAATCATCATTCAGAAAGTCAATTGATGCGTTACATCAAAAAATTAGAGCGTAAAGATTTATCATTGAATCACTCGATGATTTCATTAGGTTCTTGTACAATGAAATTAAACGCAGCTTCTGAAATGTTGCCTCTTTCAATGCCAAACTGGAACAGCATTCACCCGTTTGCACCAGTTGACCAAGTAGAAGGTTACCTTACAATGCTTAAAAAATTAGAGCAACAATTAAATGTAATTACTGGTTTTGCTGGAACAACATTACAGCCAAACTCAGGAGCTCAAGGAGAATATGCTGGTTTAATGGCAATTCGTGCTTACCACATGTCAAGAAACGAAGGTCACCGTAATGTTTGTTTAATTCCTTCATCTGCTCACGGAACAAATCCTGCTTCTGCAGCGATGGCTGGAATGAAAATCATCGTTACTAAAACAACTCCAGAAGGAAATATTGACGTAGAAGATTTAAGAGAAAAAGCGATTGAGCACAAAGATGATTTGTCTTGTTTAATGGTAACGTACCCTTCTACTCACGGAGTTTTCGAATCTTCAATTATCGAAATCACAAAATTAATCCACGAAAACGGCGGGTTAGTATATATGGATGGTGCAAACATGAACGCGCAAGTTGGATTAACAAATCCTGCTACAATTGGCGCTGACGTTTGTCACTTAAACTTACACAAAACATTCGCTATTCCTCACGGTGGTGGTGGACCTGGAGTTGGACCAATTTGTGTGAACGAGAAATTAGTTCCGTTCTTGCCAACAAACCCAATCTTAAAAGTAGGTGGTGAACAAGCGATTACAGCTATTTCATCAGCACCTTACGGATCTGCTTTAGTTTGTTTAATCTCTTACGGCTACATCACAATGATGGGGGCTGAAGGATTAAAAAGTGCTACAGAACACGCGATCTTGAATGCAAACTACATGAAATCTCGTTTCGAAGGTCACTACCCAATTCTTTATACAGGAGAATGCGGAAGAGCGGCACACGAAATGATCTTAGATTGTCGTTCATTTAAAGAAAATGGAATTGAAGTTGGGGATATCGCAAAACGTTTAATGGATTACGGTTTCCACGCTCCAACGGTTTCTTTCCCAGTAGCTGGAACTTTAATGATCGAACCAACTGAATCTGAAGATTTAGCAGAATTAGACCGTTTCTGTGATGCGCTTATTTCAATTAGAAAAGAAATCGAATCGGCTACTGCTGATGATAAAAACAATGTATTGAAAAATGCACCTCATACATTAGCAATGTTAACTTCTGATTCTTGGGATTTCCCTTATTCTAGAGAAACAGCGGCTTATCCATTAGATTACATTGCTGACAATAAATTCTGGCCATCTGTTCGTCGTGTAGACGATGCTTATGGTGACAGAAATTTAGTTTGCAGCTGTGCTCCAATCGAAGCTTACATGGAAAGCTAA
- a CDS encoding 3-oxoacyl-ACP synthase III family protein — translation MKIKIIGIGSYIPNLEVKNTDFDKHVFLNEDGTPFGYPNEVVIKKFKGITGIENRRYAEPQYTASDLAFFAAEKAIANAGIDAETLDYIIFAHNFGDVKTGTHQTDILPSLATRVKNKLGIKNPKCVAYDILFGCPGWIEGVLQANAFIKSGMAKRVMVIGAETLSRVVDDHDRDSMIYSDGAGVSILEASTDEAGLLAYESATYANDEANYLFFGKSYNPDLDPDIKYIKMYGRKIYEFALSNVPCAMKSCLDKSGISIDEVKKILIHQANEKMDEAIIERFYKLYDKTAPKDIMPMSIHDLGNSSVATVPTLYDLILQGKIENHEINKGDVVIFASVGAGMNINAFVYRY, via the coding sequence ATGAAAATAAAGATTATTGGTATTGGGAGTTATATTCCTAATTTAGAAGTAAAAAACACAGATTTTGATAAGCATGTTTTTTTAAATGAGGATGGAACTCCTTTTGGTTATCCGAACGAAGTCGTTATAAAAAAATTTAAAGGTATTACTGGAATCGAAAATCGTCGTTATGCTGAACCTCAATATACAGCATCTGATTTAGCATTTTTTGCGGCCGAAAAAGCAATCGCAAATGCAGGAATTGACGCCGAAACTTTAGATTATATTATTTTTGCACACAACTTTGGTGATGTAAAAACAGGAACACATCAAACCGATATTCTTCCAAGTTTAGCTACTCGTGTTAAAAATAAATTAGGCATCAAAAATCCGAAATGTGTGGCTTACGATATTCTTTTTGGATGCCCGGGTTGGATTGAAGGCGTTTTACAAGCAAATGCTTTCATTAAATCTGGAATGGCAAAAAGAGTGATGGTTATTGGAGCAGAAACGCTTTCTAGAGTTGTTGACGATCACGATCGTGATTCGATGATTTATTCTGACGGAGCCGGAGTTTCTATTTTAGAAGCATCTACTGACGAAGCAGGATTATTGGCTTACGAAAGCGCAACTTACGCTAACGACGAAGCGAATTATCTTTTCTTTGGAAAATCTTATAATCCAGATTTAGATCCAGATATTAAATACATTAAAATGTACGGACGTAAGATTTACGAATTTGCTCTTAGCAATGTTCCGTGCGCTATGAAAAGCTGTTTAGATAAAAGTGGTATTTCAATTGATGAAGTGAAAAAAATCCTTATTCATCAAGCAAATGAAAAAATGGATGAAGCGATTATTGAACGTTTCTACAAATTATACGACAAAACTGCGCCTAAAGACATTATGCCAATGAGTATTCACGACTTAGGGAATAGTAGTGTAGCAACAGTTCCAACCTTGTACGATTTGATTCTTCAAGGAAAAATAGAAAACCACGAAATTAACAAAGGCGATGTTGTAATTTTTGCTTCAGTTGGAGCAGGAATGAATATTAATGCTTTTGTTTATCGATATTAA
- a CDS encoding methyltransferase, which yields MYEKTFPNKRFKLTLEFLQKHVSTSETIFDFGVPNPFSKIMEENGYTVKNTKGEDLDNDQTALQTEDYTVFTAFEIFEHLLNPYTILQNVKCDKLLISIPLRLWFSPAYRSKTDMWDRHYHEFEDWQLDWLLEKTGWKITDRLQFTHPVKKLGLRPLLRYFTPRYYLVVAEKVKN from the coding sequence ATGTACGAAAAAACGTTTCCGAATAAAAGATTCAAACTTACTTTAGAGTTTTTACAAAAGCACGTTAGCACCTCTGAAACCATTTTTGATTTTGGTGTACCAAATCCGTTTTCTAAAATAATGGAAGAAAATGGCTATACCGTAAAAAACACAAAAGGAGAAGATTTAGATAACGATCAAACAGCCTTACAAACAGAAGATTACACTGTTTTTACAGCATTTGAAATTTTCGAACATTTACTAAATCCGTACACTATTTTACAAAATGTAAAATGTGATAAATTGTTAATCTCAATTCCGTTACGTTTATGGTTTTCGCCAGCATATCGTTCTAAAACAGATATGTGGGACCGACATTACCACGAATTTGAAGACTGGCAACTAGACTGGCTTTTAGAAAAAACAGGCTGGAAAATCACAGATCGTCTTCAATTTACACATCCAGTAAAAAAACTTGGACTTAGACCATTATTAAGATATTTCACTCCAAGATATTATCTTGTAGTAGCAGAGAAAGTTAAAAATTAA
- a CDS encoding glycosyltransferase: MKYYIVIPAHNEQDLIGLTLQSLVTQTVLPSKIVVVNDNSTDKTEEVVLSFAKENQYISVVNKTSDAIHLPGSKVIQAFQKGFETLDSDYDIIVKIDGDLIFPPNYFETIIKHFESDPKIGMVGGFCYIDKNGEWVLENLTDKDHIRGALKAYRKETFQQIGGLKPAMGWDTVDELLCKYYDWKIVTDESLHVKHLKPTGANYNKTARYKQGEAFYTLGYGFWITSIASAKLAMMKKKPFLFLDYIKGFLKAKKAKTPLLVNPEQAKFIRNYRLQKMKQKLF; the protein is encoded by the coding sequence ATGAAATATTACATCGTCATTCCCGCGCATAATGAACAAGATTTAATCGGCTTGACTTTACAATCTCTGGTTACGCAAACTGTTTTGCCTTCTAAAATTGTAGTTGTCAATGATAATTCTACAGATAAAACCGAAGAAGTTGTATTGAGTTTTGCAAAAGAAAATCAATATATTTCAGTTGTAAACAAAACTTCAGATGCGATTCATTTACCTGGGAGCAAAGTGATTCAGGCTTTTCAGAAAGGTTTTGAAACTCTGGATTCAGATTACGATATTATTGTAAAGATTGACGGTGATTTAATTTTTCCTCCAAATTATTTTGAAACCATAATCAAACATTTTGAATCTGATCCAAAAATTGGAATGGTTGGCGGATTCTGTTATATTGATAAAAATGGTGAATGGGTTTTAGAAAATCTAACCGACAAAGACCATATTCGCGGTGCTTTGAAAGCCTATAGAAAAGAAACTTTTCAGCAAATTGGAGGCTTAAAACCTGCAATGGGTTGGGATACAGTTGACGAATTACTTTGCAAATATTACGATTGGAAAATTGTTACCGACGAATCTTTACATGTAAAACATCTAAAACCGACTGGAGCAAATTACAACAAAACAGCTCGTTATAAACAAGGCGAAGCTTTCTATACTTTAGGTTATGGTTTTTGGATTACTTCTATCGCTTCTGCAAAATTGGCAATGATGAAGAAAAAACCATTTCTATTTTTAGATTATATCAAAGGATTTTTGAAAGCAAAAAAGGCTAAAACTCCCTTACTGGTTAATCCCGAACAAGCTAAATTTATTAGAAATTATCGTTTACAGAAAATGAAACAAAAGCTTTTTTAA